From a region of the Terriglobia bacterium genome:
- a CDS encoding circadian clock KaiB family protein: protein MKKKSSASKRRPAKSSRSDFWRLRLYIAGHTPNSIAAVANLKKICEDQLQGKYRIEVIDLLKKPQLAKGDQIIAIPTLVRRLPPPVKKIIGNLSRTESVIVGLDLQPVR, encoded by the coding sequence ATGAAGAAGAAGAGTTCAGCAAGCAAGCGCCGCCCGGCCAAAAGCAGCAGGAGTGACTTTTGGCGATTGCGGCTTTACATAGCGGGTCATACCCCTAATTCGATCGCGGCGGTCGCCAACCTCAAGAAGATTTGCGAGGACCAGCTCCAGGGCAAGTACCGTATCGAAGTCATCGATTTACTCAAGAAGCCGCAACTGGCCAAGGGCGATCAGATCATCGCGATCCCGACCCTAGTGAGAAGGCTCCCGCCGCCGGTCAAGAAGATCATTGGCAACCTCTCCAGGACCGAGAGCGTCATTGTGGGGTTGGATCTTCAACCGGTGCGCTGA
- a CDS encoding PAS domain-containing sensor histidine kinase gives MPNKRARSDRRVLPGGLPGKVGAPNQQKKLLARLKAAEETLLAIRSGEVDALMVAGRRRPKVVTLAGGEPAYRILVEAMSEGAATLSRNGAVLYCNRRFAELICRPPKKVIGAAVRSLVAETERDRIEALLAEAQKGVAKGEFNLRRRDGSLVPVNLSLNRFRGYEGRALGMVVTDLSEQKRTQAAEIKQAAEMHRLLLERAFTAQEEERRRIARELHDEAGQLLASLLVGLRTLEDSAKIPRLKTQGHRLRKLAARAIEEIGRLARGLHPMVLDDHGLGVALTRYAAEYTETHKIAVHLTLSGLNSSNLPRAVQIRLYRILQEALTNVARHAGAKKVSITFARSATALKVAVIDDGCGFDAGAAAASSHRLGIQGMRERAAMLGGTVSFTSQGKGTRVLVQIPLHKQGLQPLGGRART, from the coding sequence ATGCCTAACAAGCGAGCGCGTTCCGATCGCCGAGTCCTCCCAGGAGGGCTGCCCGGCAAAGTCGGTGCGCCCAATCAGCAAAAAAAGCTCCTCGCTCGGCTGAAAGCTGCGGAGGAGACCCTGCTCGCCATACGGTCCGGCGAAGTGGATGCTCTGATGGTTGCCGGCCGTCGCCGACCGAAGGTGGTCACTCTGGCCGGTGGAGAACCCGCCTATCGCATTCTGGTGGAGGCCATGAGCGAAGGCGCGGCGACTCTGTCCCGCAATGGCGCCGTGCTCTACTGCAATCGCAGGTTTGCAGAACTGATTTGCCGGCCACCCAAGAAAGTCATCGGAGCTGCGGTTCGGTCGCTGGTTGCGGAGACAGAGCGAGACAGGATTGAAGCTTTGCTGGCAGAGGCCCAGAAGGGGGTTGCCAAAGGTGAATTCAACCTGCGGCGCAGAGATGGAAGTCTGGTTCCGGTCAATCTGTCTCTGAACCGGTTTCGGGGATACGAGGGCCGCGCCCTGGGCATGGTGGTAACCGATCTGAGCGAGCAAAAGCGCACGCAGGCCGCGGAAATCAAGCAGGCCGCGGAGATGCACCGGCTTCTCCTGGAACGCGCGTTTACGGCTCAGGAGGAGGAAAGGCGCCGGATAGCGCGCGAATTGCATGACGAAGCCGGCCAGTTGCTGGCGTCTCTCTTGGTCGGCCTGCGTACCCTGGAAGACTCCGCCAAGATACCAAGACTTAAGACACAGGGGCATCGGCTACGAAAGCTCGCAGCCCGGGCGATCGAAGAGATCGGACGACTCGCCCGCGGGCTCCACCCAATGGTGCTCGACGACCATGGCCTGGGTGTTGCGCTGACCCGATACGCTGCCGAGTATACAGAGACCCACAAGATAGCTGTCCATCTCACGCTCAGTGGACTTAACTCCAGCAACCTGCCGCGAGCAGTCCAGATCCGGTTGTATCGCATTCTCCAGGAAGCCCTGACCAACGTGGCAAGACATGCGGGAGCCAAGAAGGTCAGCATCACATTCGCGCGTTCGGCCACGGCCCTGAAGGTAGCGGTGATCGACGACGGTTGTGGCTTTGACGCTGGAGCGGCGGCTGCCTCCTCGCATCGCCTGGGGATTCAGGGCATGCGAGAAAGAGCAGCCATGTTGGGGGGGACGGTCAGTTTCACATCCCAGGGCAAGGGGACCAGGGTTCTGGTGCAAATCCCACTTCACAAGCAGGGCCTCCAGCCCCTGGGGGGGCGGGCGAGAACTTAA
- a CDS encoding response regulator transcription factor, with the protein MPARTHKIRVMIADDHAILRAGLRMLVNAQADMEVVAEAPDGEKAVQAARETRPDVALLDLTMPGGGGMKALQEMARNCRGTRVLVLTMHDDPAYLRSVLAAGASGYLLKRTADTELLAAIRAVHRGGTFVDPSLANILVQDVLAKRGTKARSMRPVKILSDREQQVLKLVAQGYSSPQIAKRIFVSVKTVETYRARFADKLGLRTRSEVVRYAIRMGLLTAESLES; encoded by the coding sequence ATGCCGGCGCGAACGCACAAGATCAGGGTGATGATCGCGGATGATCACGCGATTCTCCGCGCCGGGCTAAGAATGCTGGTCAACGCCCAGGCCGACATGGAAGTTGTCGCAGAAGCTCCCGATGGAGAAAAGGCCGTTCAGGCGGCACGGGAAACGAGACCGGATGTGGCATTGCTGGATCTCACCATGCCTGGGGGCGGGGGCATGAAGGCGCTTCAAGAGATGGCGCGAAACTGCCGCGGGACCCGGGTGCTCGTCCTCACGATGCACGATGACCCTGCCTATTTGAGATCGGTATTGGCCGCCGGCGCCTCTGGCTACCTGTTGAAAAGGACCGCGGATACGGAACTGCTTGCGGCCATACGAGCGGTGCATCGGGGAGGGACCTTCGTGGACCCGAGTCTGGCGAACATTCTTGTCCAGGACGTGCTTGCGAAGAGAGGCACAAAAGCTCGTTCCATGCGGCCGGTAAAGATCCTCAGCGACCGTGAGCAGCAGGTGCTCAAACTTGTCGCGCAGGGATACAGCAGTCCACAGATCGCCAAACGGATTTTTGTGAGCGTGAAGACTGTGGAAACGTATCGCGCTCGTTTCGCTGACAAGCTCGGGCTTCGGACGCGCAGTGAGGTGGTTCGGTATGCGATCCGAATGGGCCTATTGACCGCAGAGTCGCTGGAGAGCTGA
- a CDS encoding Crp/Fnr family transcriptional regulator yields the protein MAAVRRNLNSGAAAVARKKSNGDFDPEAFLAKAGVGRTIIELAKNERAFAQGEPADAIFYIQKGRVKLTVVSHNGKEATIALLGAGEFMGEDCIVSDHPVRMATAAALTPCTVLRIHKAEMVRALHKEQALSDLFVAFLLTRNARIQEDLVDQLFNSSEKRLARILLLLAHFGKPGKPETVIPKISQETLAEMIGTTRSRVSFFMNRFRKMGFIEYNGTSTDVHSSLLNVILHD from the coding sequence ATGGCTGCGGTCCGCCGCAACCTGAATTCGGGAGCCGCTGCGGTTGCGCGCAAAAAGTCGAATGGGGATTTTGACCCGGAAGCCTTCCTGGCGAAGGCCGGAGTCGGCAGAACGATCATCGAGTTGGCGAAAAATGAACGCGCGTTTGCACAAGGTGAACCTGCCGACGCCATCTTCTACATTCAGAAAGGACGGGTGAAGCTGACCGTCGTCTCCCACAACGGCAAGGAAGCGACCATCGCCCTGCTGGGAGCCGGGGAGTTCATGGGAGAAGACTGCATCGTTTCGGATCATCCGGTGCGTATGGCCACTGCGGCAGCGCTTACGCCGTGCACCGTTCTCAGGATCCACAAAGCGGAGATGGTGCGAGCGCTTCACAAGGAGCAGGCTTTGTCCGATTTGTTTGTCGCGTTTCTTCTCACGCGAAATGCTCGTATCCAGGAAGACCTGGTCGACCAGCTATTCAATTCCAGCGAAAAGCGCCTGGCCCGGATCCTCTTGCTGCTGGCTCACTTTGGCAAACCTGGCAAACCCGAAACGGTGATTCCCAAGATCAGCCAGGAGACCTTGGCCGAAATGATCGGCACCACCCGGTCACGGGTCAGTTTCTTCATGAATCGTTTCCGCAAGATGGGGTTCATTGAGTACAACGGCACCTCAACGGATGTGCACAGTTCCCTTCTCAACGTCATCCTGCACGACTAG
- a CDS encoding site-specific integrase: MARRRFQNPAPQRRGEWWTVLIWKDHSKNNQLMRKQERIRLAPASTPEREVLKILAEYLRPLNQGLESIGSTTNFTMFVDSTYRPVELPLLAKTTTDRYEGVIDDYLLPAFGKLCLRDLTPLTIQKHFSGLAKSELSHASKDKIRDVLSSILKSAVKYGLLVKNPAEGVAIPRDRTGRKTVKPHITPEQFGMLLALIPEPYTTMVFVAVYSALRVSELIGLKWEDVHEESLTVDERYCRGDWDQTKSSASNATIGVDRCVIERMHRLKMLTVEVRAGRATRKYKVVKSDAPTDLVFQSVRSGRPMRDNNILTRFIKPAARKLGLPFINWRCLRTSYATWMVESGANPKDVQAQMRHSRISTTLDIYAQFVPESQRRAVTKLTAMVEQRRTAATQLIQ; the protein is encoded by the coding sequence ATGGCACGCCGGAGATTCCAGAACCCCGCGCCACAGAGGCGCGGGGAGTGGTGGACTGTCCTCATCTGGAAGGACCACTCCAAGAACAACCAGCTCATGCGCAAGCAGGAGCGCATCCGTCTCGCCCCGGCTTCAACACCGGAGCGGGAAGTGTTGAAGATCCTGGCCGAATACCTCCGGCCCCTCAATCAGGGGCTTGAGTCAATCGGCTCTACCACCAACTTTACGATGTTCGTGGATTCGACCTACCGACCCGTGGAACTGCCGTTGCTGGCAAAGACAACGACGGACCGTTACGAGGGGGTGATTGACGACTACCTTCTCCCGGCCTTCGGGAAGCTCTGCCTGCGCGACCTGACGCCCTTGACCATCCAGAAACACTTCTCCGGGCTGGCCAAGAGCGAACTATCGCACGCGTCGAAGGACAAGATCCGCGACGTCCTCTCCAGCATCCTCAAATCGGCGGTCAAGTACGGCCTACTGGTGAAGAACCCGGCGGAGGGCGTCGCGATCCCGCGCGACCGCACCGGGCGGAAAACCGTCAAACCGCACATCACCCCGGAACAGTTCGGAATGTTGCTAGCGCTCATCCCCGAGCCCTACACCACGATGGTCTTTGTCGCGGTGTACTCGGCGCTGCGCGTCTCTGAACTGATCGGGCTCAAGTGGGAGGATGTGCACGAGGAGTCGCTCACCGTGGACGAGCGTTACTGCCGCGGCGATTGGGACCAGACCAAGAGCTCGGCCAGCAACGCCACCATCGGCGTGGATCGATGCGTCATTGAGCGGATGCACCGCCTCAAGATGCTCACCGTTGAAGTGCGCGCCGGCCGCGCCACCCGCAAGTACAAGGTGGTGAAGTCCGACGCTCCCACTGATCTCGTCTTTCAGTCAGTGCGGAGCGGGCGCCCGATGCGCGACAACAACATCCTCACCCGCTTCATCAAGCCGGCGGCTCGGAAGCTCGGGCTGCCCTTTATCAACTGGCGCTGCCTGCGCACTTCGTACGCGACCTGGATGGTGGAATCAGGCGCGAACCCAAAGGACGTGCAGGCACAGATGCGCCACAGCCGGATCTCGACGACGCTCGACATCTACGCGCAGTTCGTGCCGGAGTCACAGCGTAGAGCGGTCACGAAACTGACCGCAATGGTCGAGCAGCGCCGCACCGCCGCGACGCAGCTGATCCAGTGA
- a CDS encoding polysaccharide biosynthesis/export family protein, protein MSSPRGFHRTFARGVFCAGVLFFALIAFAQQPVQPNQPAQASPPPAVQDAGAALADKPAVQAPGSAPAPPVSGTVRIGPGDLLDITVFGVPDLSQKTRVTSSGDVYLPLVGYVHLDGLTIEDAQGAIEKRLIEGRFVNDPHVTIFVAEYATGVSVMGEVARPGVYPIFGSRRLFDVISAAGGLTDKAGRVVTITHRDKPQEPVSVSFDPDPAKNSVSNVEIVQGDTVVVTRAGVIYVVGEVQQPSGFLMEASQNFTVLKALALAHGPARFASLDKSKVIRKKPDGSYQEISVPLKKILDAKEKDVTLQADDILFVPASGGKRAALRTLDSIVSVTTSLAVRPW, encoded by the coding sequence ATGAGTTCTCCTCGGGGCTTTCATCGGACATTCGCGCGTGGGGTGTTTTGCGCCGGGGTGCTCTTCTTCGCCCTGATCGCGTTCGCGCAGCAGCCGGTTCAGCCCAACCAGCCGGCTCAGGCGTCTCCGCCGCCGGCCGTGCAAGACGCCGGCGCCGCACTCGCCGACAAGCCCGCCGTGCAGGCTCCCGGCTCGGCTCCGGCGCCGCCGGTAAGCGGCACGGTGCGCATCGGCCCCGGAGACCTCCTCGACATCACTGTCTTCGGCGTGCCTGACCTCAGCCAGAAGACCCGCGTCACCAGTTCCGGCGACGTGTACCTCCCGCTGGTGGGCTACGTGCACCTCGACGGCCTCACCATCGAGGATGCGCAAGGCGCCATCGAGAAGCGCCTGATCGAAGGCCGGTTCGTCAACGATCCCCACGTCACCATCTTCGTCGCCGAGTACGCGACGGGCGTGTCGGTGATGGGCGAGGTAGCGCGCCCCGGCGTCTATCCCATCTTCGGCTCGCGCCGCCTGTTCGACGTGATCTCGGCCGCCGGCGGACTTACCGACAAGGCCGGCCGCGTGGTCACCATCACGCACCGCGACAAGCCCCAGGAACCGGTGAGCGTCAGCTTCGATCCCGACCCGGCCAAGAATTCCGTCAGCAACGTCGAGATCGTCCAGGGCGACACCGTGGTCGTGACCAGGGCGGGCGTCATTTACGTCGTCGGCGAGGTGCAGCAGCCCAGCGGCTTCCTCATGGAAGCTTCGCAGAACTTCACCGTCCTCAAAGCGCTGGCGCTGGCCCACGGGCCCGCCCGCTTCGCCTCCCTCGACAAATCCAAGGTCATCCGCAAGAAGCCGGACGGCTCCTACCAGGAGATCTCCGTGCCATTGAAGAAGATCCTCGACGCCAAGGAAAAGGACGTGACCCTGCAGGCGGACGACATCCTTTTCGTGCCCGCCAGCGGCGGCAAGCGCGCCGCCCTACGTACCCTGGATTCCATCGTGAGCGTCACCACCAGCCTTGCCGTCCGGCCCTGGTAA